One Lycium barbarum isolate Lr01 chromosome 5, ASM1917538v2, whole genome shotgun sequence genomic window carries:
- the LOC132641124 gene encoding glutamate--glyoxylate aminotransferase 2-like has translation MSKPLDYDNLNENVKKTQYAVRGELYLRASELQKEGKKIIFTNVGNPHALGQKPLTFPRQVIALCQAPFLLDDPNVGLIFPADAIARAKQLLAMTSGGLGAYSDSRGIPGVRKLVAEFIERRDGYPSDPELIFLTDGASKGVMQILNSVIRGPSDGILVPVPQYPLYSASIQLLGGSLVPYYLEETANWGLDINDLRQSVEQARYKGITVRAMVIINPGNPTGQCLSVANIKQIIQYCHQENLLLLGDEVYQQNIYQDERPFISARKVLLDMGPPISKELQLVSFHTVSKGYWGECGQRGGYFEMTNIHPRAVEEIYKVASISLSPNVPGQIFMGLMVNPPKPGDISYDQFVKESKGILESLRKRARMMTDGFNSCRNVVCNFTEGAMYSFPQIRLPPRAIEAAKKLGKVPDVFYCLRLLEATGISTVPGSGFGQKEGVFHLRTTILPAEEDMPAIMESFKKFNDEFMEQYEDHRGYSRM, from the exons ATGTCGAAGCCATTAGACTATGATAATCTGAATGAAAATGTCAAGAAGACCCAATATGCTGTCAGAGGGGAGCTGTACCTTCGAGCTTCTGAGCTTCAGAAGGAAGGAAAAAAG ATCATCTTCACAAATGTTGGTAACCCCCATGCCCTTGGACAGAAGCCACTGACATTTCCACGCCAG GTCATTGCTCTGTGTCAAGCTCCATTTTTACTGGATGATCCAAATGTGGGACTCATATTCCCCGCTGATGCAATTGCAAGGGCTAAACAGTTGCTTGCAATGACTTCTGGAGGTCTAG GTGCTTATAGTGATTCCCGTGGAATTCCTGGTGTAAGGAAGCTAGTTGCAGAATTCATTGAGAGACGTGATGGATATCCAAG TGATCCAGAGCTCATATTTCTCACAGATGGTGCTAGCAAAGGAGTGATGCAGATCTTGAACAGTGTCATTCGTGGCCCAAGTGATGGG ATATTGGTCCCTGTTCCCCAGTATCCACTATACTCTGCTTCAATACAATTATTAGGGGGTTCTCTTGTTCCTTACTACCTTGAAGAGACTGCAAACTGGGGTCTTGATATCAATGACCTTCGCCAATCAGTTGAACAGGCACGATACAAGGGAATAACT GTACGAGCTATGGTGATTATAAACCCTGGGAATCCCACTGGACAATGTCTTAGTGTAGCAAATATTAAGCAAATAATTCAATACTGTCACCAAGAAAATTTACTATTACTTGGAGACGAAGTGTATCAGCAAAACATTTACCAAGATGAGCGCCCCTTCATAAGTGCAAGAAAG GTTTTATTGGATATGGGCCCACCCATAAGCAAGGAGCTTCAGCTTGTTTCGTTTCACACTGTCTCCAAAGGATATTGGGGCGAATGTGGACAGCGTGGAGGATACTTTGAGATGACCAACATTCATCCAAGG GCTGTTGAAGAAATATACAAGGTTGCTTCAATATCACTCAGTCCAAATGTACCTGGACAGATATTT ATGGGGCTCATGGTGAACCCACCTAAACCTGGAGATATCTCATATGACCAATTTGTTAAAGAGAG TAAGGGTATCCTCGAGTCATTAAGGAAGAGGGCACGCATGATGACTGATGGTTTCAACAGCTGCAGAAATGTTGTTTGTAATTTCACAGAAG GTGCAATGTATTCCTTTCCGCAAATACGATTGCCTCCTAGAGCAATTGAGGCTGCAAAGAAGCTTGGGAAAGTTCCCGACGTTTTCTACTGTCTGAGGCTGTTGGAAGCTACTGGCATCTCGACTGTCCCTGGTTCGGGTTTTGGTCAAAAGGAAGG